ACCTGCGCGGCCCGCTCCAGACCCTCACCCTCCTCGTTGACCCCAACGCCGACCTGCTCGGCGGGCCCGAGGGGGCGCGGCTGCGGCAGGCCGTGAGCGAATCGGTGCAGCACCTCGCCGACACCATCGGCTGCTTCAGCCAGGTGTACGCGCCGCTGGAGACCGATCCCGCACCGGTGATCGTGGAAGACCTGCTGGCCTACGTGGTGGACCTGCAGCGCTACCAGCGCAGCCTGCCCGCGGTGGAGACCCAGCTGGAGCTCCCCGGCGGGCTGCCGCCCGTGCGGGGGCACGAGGCCCAGCTGCGCCATATCCTGCTCGGGCTCATCTCCAACGCCAAGCGGGCCATGGCGGAGCTGCCCCAGCCGGCGCTCCGGCTGCTGGCCGCGACGGAAGGCGGGATGGTGCGGATCGTGGTGGAAGACATCGGGCCGGGGCTCCCGGCCGCCGTGGCGGCCGATCCCTTCCGGCCGTTCGTGCACGGCCGCGAGGGCCACCTGGGGCTCGGCCTGGCGGTGGCGCGCTGCCTGGCCGCGCGGCATGGCGGCAGCCTCGAGCTGGCGACCGCCCCCACGGGCGGCACCCGGGCCATGCTCCGGCTCCCGACCTGGCGCCGCGGGGGCTAGGGCCCCCCGCGGGCGCGGTCGCGCCCTCAGGGCTCGGGGACCGGCTTTCTCAAGGGGAGCTGTTCCAGCCACTCGGTCCCGGTGGAGCGGGCGTTGGCCCGCCGGTTCTCCTCGGCCACCCGGGAGACCAGTTCCTCGCGCTGGATGTTGATGGAGGTCGGCGCCTCGATCCCGATGCGCGCGCCGCGCCGGTCGCTCGACAGCACGACGATGCGGATCCCTCCGTCGATGATGATCGCCTCTCCCTGGCGACGATTCAGTATCAGCACGGCGCCGTCCCGCCTCCTTCCCGCACCCGTCAGCCCACCATGCCGATGACGGACTGCATCATTTCGTCCGCCACCGTCACCATCCGGGCGGCGGCCGCGAACGCGTTCTGCTGCGCGATCAGGTTGGTCAGTTCTTCGTCCACCGAGACCCCGCTGACGCTCTTGCGGAGCCCGTCCACGTGGTTCACCACCGCCTCCTGCGCGGTGGCCTTGTCGGTCGCGTCGCGCAGCTGCACGCCGAGCCGCGACACCAGCTTCTGGTAGGCCGTCCCCACCGGCTGCCCGCCGAAGCTCGCCGCCCCGGCCGTGCGGAGCCCCGCGAGCGCCAGCGCCACGCTGTTGTCGCCCACGCCGCCGCTCGCGCCCGCCGCGATGTTGTCGGTCGAGGTGGTCAGGGCCACGCTCAGCTGGAAGCTGGCGGCGGTCAGCCCGGTCGGATTGAAGAAGTCGATGCCGGTGGCGCCGGCCAGGTTCTTCCCGCCGCGGTGCAGCGCGTTCACCTCGGTGACCAGCCCCCGGGCCAGCGCATCGAGCTGGGCCCGAATGTCGGGCAGGGTGGTGCCGGACAGCTCCGCCAGGGCGCCCAGCTCGCCGCTCTGCACGTTGATGGTGCCGATCCCGCCCTTCACGCCCACGCCGTAGCGGCCGTTCCCCAGATCGCGCACCTCGAACGCGGTGAACTGCCCCGCGTCCACCAGCAGCGCGTCGCCGGCGGCCACGCCGACGGTGCCGTCGGTGCGCGACAGCACCCGCACGCCGACGATCGAGGAGAGCCGGTCGATCAGCCGGTCGCGCTGGTCCTTGACGTCGGGCGCCTCGCGCTGGCCGGCCGACACCGAGCGGATGCGGGTGTTGAGGTCCGCGATCTCCCGCATGATCTCGTTGACCTCGTCGACCCGCGACTCCATCTGCGCGATCACGCTGGCCTGCGCCTCCGAGAGCCGGCTGTCCGCCTGCTGGAACCGGCGGGCGATGTCGGCGCCGGCCTGGCGCACCAGCTCGCGCGGCGCCTGGCCGGTCGGGTCGTTGGCGAGGTCGCCGAAGGCGCTCCAGAAGCCGTCCAGCGCCGCCGCCAGCCCGGTGTCGGACGGCTCGCCGAAGATCCCTTCGATGCCGCCGAGGAGGTCGCGCTGGGTGGCGAAGCGGGAGAAGTCGCCGTTCTCCTTGCGGTAGGAGACGTCGAGGAACTGGTCCCGGATCCGGTCGATCCCCTCGGCCACCACGCCGCGGCCCAGCTGCCCGATCGGGGTGACCAGCGGGTCGGCGGCCCCGAGCCGCAGCCGCTGCCGGGTGTAGCCGTCGGTGCTGGCGTTGGCGATGTTGTGCCCGGTGGTGTCGATCGCCTTCTGCTGGGTGAGCAGCGCCGACCGGGCAATGGAGAGCAGGCTCGTGAGGCTCATCGTCAGGCCATCCGGTTGAGGATGACGCCGCTGCGCGCGGGCGGGTCGCCCGCCGGCTCATGGCGCTGGTAGCCCGGCGCGGGGTCACCGGCCATCGAGAACAGCTTCTGCAGGAACGTGTCGCCGGCCTCGAGGGCCCGGCGGAGGATGTGCTGGTTGATGGCCACGTCCTGGGCGGTGAGCAGCGCCACCCGCTTGACCAGCGCCCGCGCCTCCGCCACCTCGGCCGGCAGCGACCCGCCCAGCATCGTCTCCAGCCGGTCCATCGGGACCGCCTCCCCGCCGGTGATCAGCGAGGTCAGCGCGGCCCGGCGGCGCTTGGCCTCGTCGAGCGTGAGCAGGGTGCGCCCCATGGCGTGGACGCTGGCCTCCACCAGTTCCGGATCATCGGCCGCCACGCCGGCGCGCTGCCGGAGCAGCGCCTGGCGCAGCTCCTCGATGACATGCGCCTCGTACAGCAGCGCCTCCGCGAGGTCGGCGGTGCGCTCCGCGAGCGAGGGCTCTGCGGCGATCGATTCCTGGACTCCGTGGACGATCATGGGACTCCCGTCGCCGGACCTGGGTCCGGCAGCCTGCGGCTCAACTGCCGGTAGAGCGCTTCGCCGACCCCGCCCCGGGCCCGCTCGCCATAGACCTCCGCGAGCCGCTGGTCCAGCACCCCGGTGAACAGCTCCTGCCCCGGGTCCTGGGACAGGATCCCCTCGTGCGGCACCGTCTCCCGCATGGCCTTGAACAGCTCGTTGACGAACACCGCCTCGAGGTCGTGCGCCGCCCTGCGGAGCCGCGCGTGCTCCCCGGTCAGGCCAGCTTCCGCCGGGCGGCCCCCCCCCGCGCCCCCGACCGGCGCGGTCACCGGACCACCACCTCGGCGCCGATCGCGCCGACGTCGTGCAGGGCCCGGAACATCGCCGCGATCTCGTCCGCCTTGGCGCCCGCGGCGTGGAGGCCAGC
The Gemmatimonadota bacterium DNA segment above includes these coding regions:
- a CDS encoding HAMP domain-containing histidine kinase, with amino-acid sequence MTVTAQPSLSAQVSSPQFEELLIRADRAQVIASLARGMAHDLRGPLQTLTLLVDPNADLLGGPEGARLRQAVSESVQHLADTIGCFSQVYAPLETDPAPVIVEDLLAYVVDLQRYQRSLPAVETQLELPGGLPPVRGHEAQLRHILLGLISNAKRAMAELPQPALRLLAATEGGMVRIVVEDIGPGLPAAVAADPFRPFVHGREGHLGLGLAVARCLAARHGGSLELATAPTGGTRAMLRLPTWRRGG
- a CDS encoding carbon storage regulator, coding for MLILNRRQGEAIIIDGGIRIVVLSSDRRGARIGIEAPTSINIQREELVSRVAEENRRANARSTGTEWLEQLPLRKPVPEP
- a CDS encoding rod-binding protein, with translation MTAPVGGAGGGRPAEAGLTGEHARLRRAAHDLEAVFVNELFKAMRETVPHEGILSQDPGQELFTGVLDQRLAEVYGERARGGVGEALYRQLSRRLPDPGPATGVP
- the flgK gene encoding flagellar hook-associated protein FlgK produces the protein MSLTSLLSIARSALLTQQKAIDTTGHNIANASTDGYTRQRLRLGAADPLVTPIGQLGRGVVAEGIDRIRDQFLDVSYRKENGDFSRFATQRDLLGGIEGIFGEPSDTGLAAALDGFWSAFGDLANDPTGQAPRELVRQAGADIARRFQQADSRLSEAQASVIAQMESRVDEVNEIMREIADLNTRIRSVSAGQREAPDVKDQRDRLIDRLSSIVGVRVLSRTDGTVGVAAGDALLVDAGQFTAFEVRDLGNGRYGVGVKGGIGTINVQSGELGALAELSGTTLPDIRAQLDALARGLVTEVNALHRGGKNLAGATGIDFFNPTGLTAASFQLSVALTTSTDNIAAGASGGVGDNSVALALAGLRTAGAASFGGQPVGTAYQKLVSRLGVQLRDATDKATAQEAVVNHVDGLRKSVSGVSVDEELTNLIAQQNAFAAAARMVTVADEMMQSVIGMVG